The DNA sequence ATTTACTGTTACAATAAAAACGACAAGAGCCAAAATGCTTAAATACCATTTTTTAAAGCGAATTGAAAATGAAGATAAAAATAACAAAGAGCCGAAAATTAAGCTTCCTAAATAACCGGCTGAAGCAATAATAATTGAATTTCCGCCTTCAATTGAAGTTTTGCCGGCTAAGTTTAAATCAAATGTTAAATAATTAATTTTCCCGCCGGAAATTATTCCAGCTAAAACATGGCTAATTTCATGAAAAATTATTATAAATAATTTTAATGGAAATAATAGAAAAGTATCGAAAAGAAATAAACTAATTATTACAAGACTTAAAATTATTCCAAACGAAAAAAATGCAGATTTGTTTTTTACCAAGATAAACTAAAGTATAATTTAATAACGAAAAATTTTGATCGAAAATTAACATTTTGATATTTAATTATCAAAATAAATTGATAATTAAAATTTATTTAAAATTTATACATAAAAATTTAATTGAAATAATGTTTGATTTGGAAAAGATAATATCTATATCACAAATTAATATTTTTTTGAATCTTTGAGTACTTCAAATAAAAATCAAATTTGAAATTTCCTATTTTTTTGCAATAAATTTTATGAGTAATAATTTTAATTAATGCAAATGATATATTTCCCAAGTTAGTTTTTGCAATAACAATATCTAAAAAACTTCAAAGAATTTTATAGTTAGAAAAAATGTTATTATTCATATGTTAAAATCAGTACAAAAATAAAAAAGTTTTCTATGGAGAAGGTATGAATATTAAGAAACAAATAATATTAATTTCTACAAAAATATATTTATTTATTCTAATTTTACTTCAATTTACATTTACACAAAATAATGCACAACCTATGAAAAATCTTAAATTTAATGAAGACGGTAAATTTAAAATATTACAATTCACAGATATTCATTTGGATATTCAAAACCAATCTGAAACAGATAGTGTAATAAATATGATGACGGATATAATAAAAAAAGAAAATCCAAATTTAGTTGTTTTAACCGGTGATATTGTTACATCAAAACCGGTTGAAAAAGCTTGGGAAATAGTAACCGAGCCAATGAGAAAATTGGAAATACCATGGGCTGTTGTTTTTGGAAATCACGATTATGAACAAGGAAGTTCAAATAAAGAAATTATGGATTATCTGGTAACGCTTCCTTATAATTTCTCAGAAGCTGGACCAGAAAATATTTCTGGAGTTGGAAATTATGTGCTTCAAGTAAAATCTTCGGATTCTGATAACCTAAAAACCATACTCTATTTTATTGATTCAAATGCATATACGTATGAAAAAGATAATGAAGAACTTGGTAATTATGATTGGATAAAGTTTGATCAAATTCAATGGTATAGAAATATTTCTAAAAATTTCACAACTAACAATGATATGAAACCATTGCCTGCTTTGGCATTTTTCCACATTCCGCTTCCCGAATATGATTTAATTAAAAAATTTCCAACTACAATTGGTGATAGAGACGAAGAAGTTTGTTCGCCAAAAATTAATTCTGGAATGTATAATGCTTTTTTAGAATGCGGAGATGTTATGGGAATGTTCGTTGGGCACGATCATAATAATAATTACATCGGAACACTTAATAATATTGCTCTTGCTTACGGTTGTAAAACCGGAAAAAATTCATACGGAGATTTTGATAAAGGCGGAAGAGTAATAGTTCTTTATGAAGATGAAAGAAAATTTGATACTTGGATTCACAACACAAATGAACCAAGCATTAATTTTGCTACTTATCCCGACTCATTTGCTAAATAATAAAGAAAAATGTAAATCAAAATTTCAATTTAGTTGATCAATTCTTTGTAAATAACTTCTGCAATGTTTTGTTTAGATTCGTTTTTTTTAGTAATTTAGATCAAATCTAAATAAAGACTTTGTATTGGAAAGAATAAAAATCCTTATCGCAAATAAATATTTCTTAATGAATTTTGCAATAACTTGTATTCTTCAACGATTGAATGATTTTGAAGTATATGGAGTTGAACCTGAAGAAATTCATAATGAAATTATAAAGTATAAACCGCATTTACTAATCTGCGAAGTTGAAAAAACTAAAGATGAAACTTGTCTGTTAATTGAAAAAATAAAGGAAGATTTTCCTAATCTAAAAATTCTTGTTCTTGTTGATTATAATGATAGAAAACATATTAGTGAATTGCTTAAATATAAATTGGAAGGATATTTACTTAAAAATACAACTAAGGAAGAATTAATTTTTGCCGCAAAAAAAATTCACAATGGAGAAAAATATTACAGCAAAAAAATTTATGAATATGTAATGAATAATTTTGATAAGGAACTGAACGAACAGAAAAGTGAAATGATTGACGAATTGTTAAGTGAAAGAGAAAAAGAAATTTTAGAGCACATTGTTCTTGGGAAAAAAAATAAAGAAATTTCCCAAACTTTTTTTATCAGCGAAAATACAGTTTTAACGCACCGTAGAAATATCATGAAAAAAATGAATGTAAAAAGCACTCCGGAATTAATTGTTGCCTCAATTAGAAATGGAATAGTTACCTTCAAATAAAATTCACATACTAAAAATTTAGTATCTAAAATTACTTAATCCCAAGTATTGATAAAAAGTTCCGCTTATCTTTTATTTACAGTTAAGATTAAATCTTAATAAGGATAAATAAATTTAAGTGGTAATTTCAAATAGATTTCTAAATTCACATAAACTAATTTTTGTTACTTTAATATTTTTTATTCCGTCAATAGTTGTATTACCGCAATCAATTATTAAAGGAAAAATTTTTGATTCAAAAACAAATCTTCCTTTAGTTGGCGCAAATATTTATTTGGAAGAAACTAATTTTGGAAGCTTGAGCGATGAAAATGGAAATTTTTCATTTTCATGTAATGTTGATATAAAATCCCGAAAACTAAAAGCATCTTACATCGGATACTTCACGGAAGTTATTGAAATAAATTCTGAGAAACCAGTCGAAATTTATTTAAAACCATCTCTTCTAAATTTAGATCAAATTGTTGTAACCGGAACAAGAACCGAAAGATTTTTAAAAGACACACCGGTTTCCACAAGAGTTATAAATAAAGAACAAATTCAAAATTCCGGAGCGAGTGATATAAAGCAAGCACTTTCGGAAATTAACGGAATCGTGATTCATGAAAATCAATTTGGAACCGGAGTGAACACTGTTGAAATTCAAGGATTTAGCAGCCAGCATGTACAGATTTTAGTTGATGGAATTAAAATGATCGGCAGAGTAAACGGGGAGCTTGATATTTCCGCAGTTCCCATTAACCAAGTTGAAAGAATTGAAATTGTAAAAGGAGCCGCTTCTGCATTATATGGAAGTGAAGCAATGGGCGGAGTTATAAATATTATCACAAATAAAATTGATAATAATTTTTCTGTTAATTCTGATTTAATCACCGGAAGTTACGGAAGACTTGACGGAAATATTAATATTAACGCTCCAATTCAAAATTGGAAACCAAGTTTAAATCTCAGTTACAGAAAATATGATGGATATGATCTAAATGATTTAACGCCATCTGAAGACGGAACGGCATATCAAAAATATCATGGTCAATTTAATATCAACAGAAATTTAAGCAAAAGTTCTGAAGTGAATTTTAGAACATTATTTTTTACAGAAAATCACAATTCACAAAGCAGTCAAATTTTTGAAGACAAAATTGAGAATAATCATTTTGCCGGAAGACTTGAGTTTGCGACTAAGAAATTTTTTAATTCACTAAATATTAAATCCGGAATTGAATATTCGGCATATAATCATAAATATGATCAAAAAGTAATTAGCAGCGGATTTATTAAAGAAGGTGATATTTCAGATGAAAAACTTATGCGCGGAGATTTGTTATTTGATTTTTCTGTGGGCAGTAATTTGATAAATAGCGGATATTCTTTTGAGTATGAAGAAATTAAATCTGATAGAGTAATTGGAAAAAATCAAAATAATACTTTAAATAATATTTTTCTTCAAGATGAAATTACATTAAATGATTGGTCGACTTTTCTTGGTGGAATTCGTTTAGATGCGCATTCAGTTTATGGAAGTCAATTTACACCAAAAGCCACAATAATGTTAAAGCCATCAAATACATCGCGAATAAGATTTTCTTATTCGGAAGGTTTTCGTTCACCTTCATTTAAAGAATTATTTATTGAGTATGTAAATTTAACGGTCGGTTATCATATCTCCGGGAACCCAAATCTGCAGCCGGAAAAATCATTATCTATTCAAACGGATTTTGAATATTGGAATGATAATAATTACCATTTTAGAATTCATTTAAATTATAACAAAATTTCAAATTTAATTGATTACGAATATTTAGGAATTGTTGATAATTACGGATTATACAAAACTGCAAATTTGGAAAAAGTAAATACTTGGGGCGGAGATTTTGAGATAGAATATTTTCCATTAGATTTTATGAATTTCAAATTTGGATATGGATATTTTGATTCTAAAGATTTTCAGACAAATGAATCACTTCCATTCAAATCAAATCACAAATTAAATTTTTCCATCAACTTAAATTTTATTGAATCTTTATCATTCAATATAAGAGGGCAATTTTTTGGTGAGCAGTTTTATTTATCAGATTTTGATGAAATTGCTCAAATCGGTATAAAAGAAAGCATACCTTCTTATTGGTTATTCCACACAAATTTAAATTATAAAATTACAGAAATACTTGATGCTCATCTCGGTTTGAGAAATCTGAATGATTATGTAAATAAAACTTGGGGGCCAATGCCCGGGCGCGAATGGCATATTGGAATAAAATTTAATTACAAATAAACTCAACAAAACAAACGAGGAAGTATTGAAAAATAAAATATGCTATTTAACCAAATGTGAAAGTTGTAATTCGTTTAACCTTTATTATAATGGGGTTCAGATGCATATTAGCTTTAAATCTATGCAGCATATAATTTCAATTTTGTATCAGTATGATTGTTCGGATGAAAAAACAAAACTAGAAAAACCCTTTCGAATTAAAATTGAACCGGTTGTTCTTACCGTTAAAAATTCAGATTATATTGAATTTAAATCAATTCTGGAAAATGCAATTATTGAAAATTATAATCTTCCGGATTTTACTCACTACAAAATTTTTACAAATTAATATGGATATCATAAAATGAAAAAAATACTATACATAATAATTCTTGCAATGTTTCTTTTTGCATGCAATGAAAATTCAACTGATCCGAAAAATGAAAATATTGCAGAAATACAGAAGTTTAAATCGCATAATGTGAAAACAAATGGTAAGCATTTTTTTACATTCAGCACAAATTCAGCGGAAACAAATGAAACAATAAATTATGATATTGCTTTCGGAACAGTTCCATTAACTGTTGAATCAGCACCTTGTCAATATTTTACAATGCCTAACGATCCGGTAATTTTATGCGGACCAAATTCATCAATTGCAATTATTGATGCAGTTTCACTTAGTGATATTAATTCCATTCCGGCAGAATCAGAATTTGCGAAAGATGATATTCTTGGAGAAGCTTATATTGGTAAGAATTGGTATGATTCAAATAATGAAGTTAAAAATGAAATTTACATTATTAAAACATGTGCCGGAAATTTTGCTTTATTAGAAATTAAAAATTACAATTATGATTTTATTACTCATCAAATTTCAAGCATTCATTTTAGTTATAAGTATAATGCAAGCATCAGTTTGGATTTTTCTTCAACACCAATTGATTCATTTAAATCTGAAAATGCATATTCTGAAGCAAAATATTTTTCG is a window from the Ignavibacteriota bacterium genome containing:
- a CDS encoding metallophosphoesterase family protein; translated protein: MNIKKQIILISTKIYLFILILLQFTFTQNNAQPMKNLKFNEDGKFKILQFTDIHLDIQNQSETDSVINMMTDIIKKENPNLVVLTGDIVTSKPVEKAWEIVTEPMRKLEIPWAVVFGNHDYEQGSSNKEIMDYLVTLPYNFSEAGPENISGVGNYVLQVKSSDSDNLKTILYFIDSNAYTYEKDNEELGNYDWIKFDQIQWYRNISKNFTTNNDMKPLPALAFFHIPLPEYDLIKKFPTTIGDRDEEVCSPKINSGMYNAFLECGDVMGMFVGHDHNNNYIGTLNNIALAYGCKTGKNSYGDFDKGGRVIVLYEDERKFDTWIHNTNEPSINFATYPDSFAK
- a CDS encoding TonB-dependent receptor; the protein is MVISNRFLNSHKLIFVTLIFFIPSIVVLPQSIIKGKIFDSKTNLPLVGANIYLEETNFGSLSDENGNFSFSCNVDIKSRKLKASYIGYFTEVIEINSEKPVEIYLKPSLLNLDQIVVTGTRTERFLKDTPVSTRVINKEQIQNSGASDIKQALSEINGIVIHENQFGTGVNTVEIQGFSSQHVQILVDGIKMIGRVNGELDISAVPINQVERIEIVKGAASALYGSEAMGGVINIITNKIDNNFSVNSDLITGSYGRLDGNININAPIQNWKPSLNLSYRKYDGYDLNDLTPSEDGTAYQKYHGQFNINRNLSKSSEVNFRTLFFTENHNSQSSQIFEDKIENNHFAGRLEFATKKFFNSLNIKSGIEYSAYNHKYDQKVISSGFIKEGDISDEKLMRGDLLFDFSVGSNLINSGYSFEYEEIKSDRVIGKNQNNTLNNIFLQDEITLNDWSTFLGGIRLDAHSVYGSQFTPKATIMLKPSNTSRIRFSYSEGFRSPSFKELFIEYVNLTVGYHISGNPNLQPEKSLSIQTDFEYWNDNNYHFRIHLNYNKISNLIDYEYLGIVDNYGLYKTANLEKVNTWGGDFEIEYFPLDFMNFKFGYGYFDSKDFQTNESLPFKSNHKLNFSINLNFIESLSFNIRGQFFGEQFYLSDFDEIAQIGIKESIPSYWLFHTNLNYKITEILDAHLGLRNLNDYVNKTWGPMPGREWHIGIKFNYK
- a CDS encoding response regulator transcription factor, producing MNFAITCILQRLNDFEVYGVEPEEIHNEIIKYKPHLLICEVEKTKDETCLLIEKIKEDFPNLKILVLVDYNDRKHISELLKYKLEGYLLKNTTKEELIFAAKKIHNGEKYYSKKIYEYVMNNFDKELNEQKSEMIDELLSEREKEILEHIVLGKKNKEISQTFFISENTVLTHRRNIMKKMNVKSTPELIVASIRNGIVTFK
- a CDS encoding HmuY family protein — its product is MKKILYIIILAMFLFACNENSTDPKNENIAEIQKFKSHNVKTNGKHFFTFSTNSAETNETINYDIAFGTVPLTVESAPCQYFTMPNDPVILCGPNSSIAIIDAVSLSDINSIPAESEFAKDDILGEAYIGKNWYDSNNEVKNEIYIIKTCAGNFALLEIKNYNYDFITHQISSIHFSYKYNASISLDFSSTPIDSFKSENAYSEAKYFSFENGNVNSTDSYHLKIAGSSIWLGNNVKVKKIENTSIENISIISDSEFQSDKNQNYVTLGWYSYGEGHLLTPKDYVYVVKTIDGKYTALEINNYYDDEGNSGTFSIDWKYLN
- a CDS encoding M50 family metallopeptidase, with the protein product MVKNKSAFFSFGIILSLVIISLFLFDTFLLFPLKLFIIIFHEISHVLAGIISGGKINYLTFDLNLAGKTSIEGGNSIIIASAGYLGSLIFGSLLFLSSFSIRFKKWYLSILALVVFIVTVNLVKGELQIFLGLIASLILFLIPRYLPEKISKLFLQYFGLVSCLYIISDIKEDLLTQTIRETDTQILEYLTGISSNVWGFIWFIISIIVMLFLLKFTFKNSKN